The Salvelinus fontinalis isolate EN_2023a chromosome 36, ASM2944872v1, whole genome shotgun sequence genome window below encodes:
- the LOC129835383 gene encoding purine nucleoside phosphorylase-like — MFPESSTGISYEDCKGTAGWLLAQTSVRPLVGIVCGSGMGGLADMLKDQVAFNYKDIPNFPQSTVDGHAGRLVFGMLKGRPCVCMQGRFHLYEGYAIQKITLPMRIFSLLGVEAVILTNAAGGLNQDFKVGDIMIMKDHINMPGFAGNNPLSGPNDDRFGVRFPCMSDAYDRELQQLAVDVGQELGYGDFLREGVYCVLGGPSFETIAECRMLHKLGADAVGMSTVHEVIVARHCGMRVFALSLITNKAVMDYDSEEKANHEEVLETGQYRSIQLQKLVSTMVTRMEYNNTNA, encoded by the exons GATCAGCTATGAGGACTGCAAGGGCACAGCAGGCTGGCTGTTGGCCCAGACCTCCGTTCGCCCCCTGGTGGGCATCGTGTGTGGTTCAGGAATGGGAGGACTGGCTGACATGCTGAAAGACCAGGTGGCCTTCAACTACAAGGACATCCCCAACTTCCCCCAGAGCACAG TGGATGGACATGCTGGTCGCCTGGTGTTCGGGATGCTGAAGGGAAGGccatgtgtgtgcatgcagggACGCTTCCACCTCTACGAGGGATACGCCATCCAGAAG ATCACCCTGCCCATGCGTATCTTCAGCTTGCTGGGTGTTGAGGCGGTCATCCTGACCAACGCTGCTGGCGGTCTCAACCAGGACTTCAAGGTGGGAGACATCATGATCATGAAAGACCACATCAACATGCCCGGGTTCGCTGGCAACAACCCACTGTCTGGACCTAACGACGACAG gTTCGGCGTGCGCTTCCCCTGTATGTCTGATGCGTACGACAGAGAGCTGCAGCAGCTGGCTGTGGATGTGGGACAGGAGCTGGGCTACGGTGACTTCCTGCGTGAAGGCGTGTACTGCGTCCTGGGCGGGCCCTCGTTCGAGACCATCGCGGAGTGTCGCATGCTGCACAAACTGGGAGCGGACGCTGTCG gcaTGAGTACAGTTCATGAGGTGATTGTAGCGCGGCACTGTGGCATGCGTGTGTTCGCCCTGTCCCTGATCACCAACAAGGCTGTGATGGACTATGACAGTGAGGAGAAGGCCAACCACGAGGAAGTCCTGGAGACTGGCCAGTACCGCTCCATCCAGCTGCAGAAACTGGTCTCTACCATGGTCACTCGCATGGAGTACAACAACACCAATGCCTAA